The proteins below come from a single Burkholderia humptydooensis genomic window:
- a CDS encoding DUF2844 domain-containing protein: MNDKKSFPLTRRRPAHALLVAAAVTLAPVTAHSQLGGTVTNSPARALAQTSATLLDGAVTMRSYIDAGGTTIREYATRAGLVFAYTWDGPTSPNLRQLLGERFSTYQSHAVSTDARTRAGLHAGRVAQSDFVVDAGGRMRAYVGRAWLPGAVPSGVSIDDLR; encoded by the coding sequence ATGAACGACAAGAAATCATTCCCCCTGACACGGCGCCGCCCGGCGCACGCCCTTCTCGTTGCCGCCGCCGTCACCCTCGCCCCCGTTACCGCACACTCGCAGCTCGGCGGCACCGTCACGAATTCGCCGGCGCGCGCGCTCGCGCAAACGTCGGCCACGCTGCTCGACGGCGCCGTCACGATGCGAAGCTATATCGATGCGGGCGGCACGACGATTCGCGAGTACGCGACACGCGCCGGACTCGTCTTCGCTTACACGTGGGACGGCCCGACATCGCCCAACCTGCGGCAGTTGCTCGGCGAACGCTTCTCGACCTACCAGAGCCACGCTGTCTCGACGGACGCGCGCACCCGCGCGGGACTCCATGCCGGACGCGTCGCGCAATCCGACTTCGTCGTCGATGCCGGCGGTCGCATGCGCGCGTATGTCGGCCGCGCATGGCTGCCCGGCGCGGTGCCGTCCGGCGTGTCGATCGACGACTTGCGGTAA
- a CDS encoding DUF3443 domain-containing protein, whose translation MTLKIAWCVAALAATLAACGGGGSTTSNSNGTGVTPSNAANVQSVTVSEGITGAANMLMTTVTVCAPNTSQCQTIDNVQVDTGSDGLRILAAALPSSVALPVVPAANAPITGACAIFGTGFTWGAVRRADVKIAGEVAANIPIQVIADPSTPSAPAGCTQSAGPMQTQGALRANGILGIGLFVTDCGAACANNALPGWYYGCTAGGACASTSQPIAQQIANPVGAFSSDNNGAAIMLPAIPATGSATVNGSLVFGIGTQANNGLGAATPLATIASGAYVTSVLNGNTNARTFFDSGSNGIFFADASLPQCGSWFCPASTQTFGLSLSGGDGASTKATTFQVASSQVLFSTFNFAFNDLAGPIGNVVDLGLPFFYGRSVYTAIEGRATPLGPGPYYAY comes from the coding sequence ATGACCCTCAAGATCGCGTGGTGTGTCGCCGCGCTCGCCGCGACGCTCGCCGCATGCGGCGGCGGCGGCTCGACGACATCGAACTCGAACGGCACTGGCGTCACACCGTCCAATGCGGCGAACGTGCAGTCCGTTACGGTATCCGAGGGCATCACCGGCGCCGCGAACATGCTGATGACGACCGTCACTGTCTGCGCCCCGAATACGAGCCAATGCCAGACGATCGACAACGTGCAGGTCGATACCGGCTCGGACGGCTTGCGCATCCTCGCGGCCGCGCTGCCGTCGAGCGTCGCGCTGCCCGTCGTGCCGGCCGCGAATGCGCCGATCACGGGCGCCTGCGCGATATTCGGCACGGGCTTCACATGGGGCGCGGTGCGTCGCGCCGACGTGAAGATCGCAGGCGAAGTGGCGGCGAACATCCCGATCCAGGTGATCGCCGATCCCAGCACGCCGAGCGCGCCCGCCGGCTGCACGCAGAGCGCCGGGCCGATGCAAACGCAAGGGGCGCTGCGCGCGAACGGCATTCTCGGCATCGGCCTCTTCGTCACCGACTGCGGCGCCGCGTGCGCGAACAACGCGCTGCCCGGCTGGTATTACGGATGCACGGCGGGCGGGGCGTGCGCGAGCACATCGCAGCCGATCGCGCAACAGATCGCGAATCCGGTCGGCGCATTCTCTAGCGACAACAACGGCGCGGCAATCATGCTGCCCGCGATTCCGGCAACGGGTTCTGCGACGGTCAACGGCTCGCTGGTCTTCGGCATCGGCACACAGGCGAACAACGGGCTCGGCGCCGCGACGCCGCTCGCAACGATCGCATCGGGCGCCTACGTGACGAGCGTGCTCAACGGCAACACCAACGCGCGCACGTTCTTCGACAGCGGCTCGAACGGAATCTTCTTCGCTGATGCGTCGCTGCCGCAGTGCGGCTCGTGGTTCTGCCCGGCGAGCACACAGACGTTCGGCCTCTCGCTGAGCGGCGGCGACGGCGCATCGACAAAAGCGACGACGTTCCAGGTCGCGAGTTCGCAAGTGCTGTTCTCGACGTTCAACTTTGCATTCAACGACCTTGCCGGCCCGATCGGCAACGTCGTCGATCTCGGACTGCCGTTCTTCTATGGACGCAGCGTCTATACCGCGATCGAAGGAAGAGCGACGCCGCTGGGACCGGGACCATACTATGCGTACTAA
- the scpB gene encoding SMC-Scp complex subunit ScpB produces MNTQEAKIVLETALICAQEPLKLGDLRKLFADGVSADTVRTLLEDLKQEWTGRGVELVALASGWRFQSKPAMRAYLDRLHPEKPPKYSRAVLETLAIIAYRQPVTRGDIEEIRGVTVNTQVVKQLEDRGWIEVIGHRDVPGRPALYATTKQFLDDLGLKALDDLPALEEPAAHLEASLLAQQAIDFPDDVRGVGEVLADVPGAEAGELAGLAADPTVSPREGATRAGDEPAQADAASTSAGAARSGGMDGSAARIVDPADNDDRAGADADVDAPCGDSASGQAAGHAAREIESGGMTEPASAGSEAADTTASHEHAVAQDDAQDAADAVMAPHAEEAAGVAAGGGERTESPARANESANPVARPGAELADAAHAATREAAADPAAGRATKEDHGAIGGIPHDAEPVRAHAEEALDDTSGSLADAVRSASEAIPERAQQDEEEEPAKRRA; encoded by the coding sequence ATGAATACCCAAGAGGCGAAAATCGTCCTCGAGACTGCTTTGATCTGCGCGCAGGAGCCGCTGAAACTCGGCGATTTGCGCAAGCTCTTTGCCGACGGCGTGTCGGCGGACACAGTCCGAACACTGCTCGAAGATCTGAAACAGGAATGGACCGGACGTGGGGTCGAACTCGTCGCGCTCGCTTCGGGCTGGCGCTTCCAGAGCAAGCCGGCGATGCGCGCGTATCTCGACCGGCTGCATCCGGAGAAGCCGCCGAAATATTCGCGGGCCGTGCTGGAGACGCTTGCGATCATTGCGTACCGGCAGCCGGTCACGCGCGGTGACATCGAGGAAATTCGCGGCGTCACGGTGAACACGCAGGTCGTCAAGCAGCTCGAGGACCGCGGCTGGATCGAGGTGATCGGTCATCGCGACGTGCCGGGCCGTCCGGCGCTCTATGCAACGACGAAGCAGTTTCTCGACGACCTCGGCCTGAAGGCGCTCGACGATCTGCCGGCGCTCGAGGAGCCGGCCGCGCATCTGGAGGCGAGCCTCCTCGCGCAGCAGGCGATCGACTTTCCCGATGATGTGCGCGGCGTCGGCGAGGTGCTTGCCGACGTGCCCGGCGCGGAAGCGGGCGAGCTCGCTGGGCTGGCAGCCGATCCGACGGTTTCGCCGCGCGAAGGCGCGACGCGGGCCGGCGATGAGCCGGCGCAAGCGGATGCCGCATCGACGAGCGCGGGCGCTGCGCGATCCGGAGGGATGGACGGTTCGGCAGCACGGATCGTCGATCCGGCCGATAATGACGACCGAGCCGGCGCCGATGCGGACGTCGATGCGCCGTGCGGCGACAGCGCATCCGGGCAGGCGGCCGGCCACGCCGCTCGCGAGATCGAATCGGGCGGAATGACCGAGCCGGCGTCGGCGGGCAGTGAAGCAGCCGACACGACTGCGTCGCACGAGCACGCGGTCGCACAGGATGATGCGCAGGATGCAGCGGACGCCGTCATGGCGCCGCATGCCGAAGAAGCGGCCGGCGTTGCCGCCGGCGGCGGCGAGCGCACCGAATCGCCCGCACGGGCGAACGAAAGCGCAAACCCCGTCGCGCGGCCGGGCGCGGAGCTTGCCGACGCGGCACACGCAGCAACCCGCGAGGCGGCCGCCGACCCGGCGGCGGGCCGAGCGACGAAGGAAGACCACGGCGCGATCGGCGGCATCCCGCACGATGCCGAGCCGGTCCGGGCGCACGCGGAGGAGGCGTTGGACGACACGTCCGGCAGTCTCGCCGACGCCGTGCGCAGTGCAAGCGAGGCGATCCCCGAGCGCGCGCAGCAGGACGAAGAAGAAGAGCCTGCGAAGCGTCGCGCCTGA
- a CDS encoding MerR family transcriptional regulator codes for MASTVEKVVLPPIPAKRYFTIGEVSELCGVKPHVLRYWEQEFTQLRPVKRRGNRRYYQHHEVLLIRRIRELLYEQGFTINGARNRLDAVGSERSAPPEPHELEQQAAEPAARETVDVAQLRQALIDVIDGLKRG; via the coding sequence ATGGCGTCGACGGTTGAGAAAGTCGTGTTGCCCCCGATTCCCGCGAAGCGCTATTTCACGATCGGGGAAGTGAGCGAACTGTGTGGCGTGAAACCTCACGTGCTGCGGTATTGGGAGCAGGAGTTCACGCAGTTGCGCCCGGTGAAGCGGCGGGGGAACCGCCGCTACTATCAGCACCACGAGGTGCTGCTGATCCGGCGGATCCGCGAGCTGCTGTACGAGCAGGGGTTCACGATCAACGGCGCCCGCAACCGGCTCGACGCAGTCGGCAGCGAGCGGAGCGCGCCTCCCGAGCCCCATGAGCTCGAGCAGCAAGCGGCCGAGCCGGCCGCACGCGAGACGGTCGATGTCGCGCAATTGCGCCAGGCGCTGATCGACGTGATCGACGGACTCAAGCGCGGCTGA
- a CDS encoding YdcF family protein: MILFNSFGLLFVVFLLCRKRRAAFAILAAGAALLWLIASGWLAAPLVALAEAGVRPVAHPAMTGDTTIVMLGAGIRRRDGAAVPPRDALARIDKTAELYSACQRTAKRCTVVVSGGDPQMRGITEADTYAPYLLARGVAHADLIRERSSHTTYENARFTVPILRAQHYDDLILVTSSYQMKRALLDFERFGIVPQPVYANRRDAQLGWLPRAANLVNAELALHEIVGVAQFHVYRRLGWF, from the coding sequence TTGATTCTGTTTAACTCATTTGGACTTCTCTTCGTCGTTTTCCTGCTCTGCCGCAAAAGGCGCGCCGCGTTCGCGATACTCGCGGCCGGCGCCGCACTCTTGTGGCTGATCGCTTCCGGCTGGCTCGCCGCGCCGCTCGTCGCGCTCGCGGAAGCCGGCGTGCGGCCGGTCGCGCATCCGGCGATGACGGGCGACACGACGATCGTGATGCTCGGCGCGGGCATCAGGCGCCGCGACGGCGCCGCAGTGCCGCCGCGCGACGCACTCGCCCGCATCGACAAGACCGCCGAACTCTATTCGGCATGCCAACGAACGGCGAAGCGCTGCACGGTCGTCGTGTCGGGCGGCGATCCGCAGATGCGCGGCATCACCGAAGCGGACACGTATGCGCCCTATCTACTCGCGCGCGGCGTTGCGCACGCCGACCTGATCCGCGAGAGAAGCAGCCACACGACCTATGAAAACGCGCGCTTCACCGTTCCCATATTACGCGCCCAACATTACGATGATCTGATTCTCGTCACTTCGTCATATCAGATGAAACGCGCGCTCCTCGATTTCGAGCGGTTCGGGATCGTGCCGCAACCCGTCTACGCGAACCGCAGGGACGCGCAGCTCGGCTGGCTGCCGCGCGCGGCCAACCTCGTCAACGCCGAGCTGGCGCTGCACGAGATCGTCGGTGTCGCGCAATTTCATGTGTACCGCCGCCTCGGCTGGTTTTAG
- a CDS encoding IS5 family transposase — MGPKTPAPEGDFFRQPLREQINLKHPLVRLADLIDWDRLDAAMSASFVSNRGRPATSPRLIAGLLYLQHAFDLSDEDVVWQWLENPYWQVFTGETYLQTEPPIDPSSLTRWRKRLGEAGVEELLAETIEAAKRANVIKRASLKRVIVDTTVMEKAIAHPTDSRLLERCREHLVKAAARHGLKLRQNYNREAPRLANQIGRYAHAKQYKRMRKALRTLRSRVGRVMRDVERQLDGVAQQSRVALEDLIGRTKRILSQKQKDKNKLYALHAPEVECLAKGKARKPYELGVKVSITTTHKEGLVVGARSMPGSPYDGHTLAEALEQAAILSDVQPEIAVVDRGYKGVAIDGVKVYHPGLRRGITRGLRAMIRRRSAIEPAIGHMKADGKLDRNWLKGALGDAIHAVLCGAGHNLRMILRKLRRFYAPILAALLNRGMVALATA, encoded by the coding sequence ATGGGACCGAAGACACCGGCGCCAGAGGGAGATTTCTTCCGCCAACCGCTGCGTGAGCAGATCAACTTGAAGCATCCACTGGTGCGGTTGGCCGATCTGATCGACTGGGATCGGTTGGACGCGGCGATGAGCGCGAGCTTCGTGTCGAACAGAGGCCGGCCGGCGACCTCGCCGCGGCTGATCGCGGGGCTGCTGTACTTGCAGCACGCCTTCGACCTGTCGGACGAAGACGTGGTCTGGCAATGGCTCGAGAATCCGTACTGGCAGGTCTTCACCGGCGAGACGTACTTGCAGACGGAGCCGCCGATCGATCCGTCGAGCCTGACGCGTTGGCGCAAGCGGCTGGGCGAAGCCGGCGTTGAAGAACTGCTGGCCGAGACGATCGAAGCGGCCAAGCGTGCCAACGTCATCAAGCGCGCGAGCCTGAAGCGGGTGATCGTCGATACGACGGTGATGGAAAAGGCAATTGCGCATCCCACCGATTCGCGCCTGCTCGAACGCTGTCGGGAGCATCTGGTGAAGGCGGCGGCCCGGCACGGCCTGAAGCTGCGGCAGAACTACAACCGCGAAGCGCCGAGGCTGGCGAATCAGATCGGTCGTTACGCGCATGCAAAGCAATACAAGCGGATGAGGAAGGCGTTGCGGACCTTGCGTTCGCGCGTAGGTCGCGTGATGCGTGACGTCGAGCGGCAGCTTGACGGCGTCGCTCAGCAAAGTCGCGTGGCGTTGGAAGACCTGATTGGCCGCACGAAACGAATTCTGTCGCAGAAGCAAAAGGACAAGAACAAGCTGTACGCACTGCACGCGCCGGAAGTCGAATGCCTGGCCAAGGGCAAGGCGCGCAAGCCGTACGAGTTGGGAGTGAAGGTGTCGATTACGACGACGCACAAGGAAGGCCTGGTGGTGGGTGCGCGCTCGATGCCGGGCAGCCCGTACGACGGTCACACGTTGGCCGAAGCGTTGGAGCAGGCGGCGATCCTGAGCGACGTTCAACCAGAGATAGCCGTCGTCGATCGCGGCTACAAGGGTGTCGCCATCGACGGCGTAAAGGTCTATCACCCAGGGTTGCGACGCGGCATCACGCGAGGACTGCGCGCGATGATCCGGCGCCGCAGCGCAATCGAGCCGGCCATCGGTCACATGAAGGCGGACGGCAAACTGGATCGCAACTGGCTCAAGGGTGCGCTGGGCGATGCCATCCACGCAGTGCTGTGCGGCGCCGGGCATAACCTGCGGATGATCCTCCGGAAACTGCGGCGCTTTTACGCCCCGATTCTTGCCGCGCTGCTCAATCGCGGGATGGTCGCGCTAGCGACGGCATAA
- a CDS encoding putative quinol monooxygenase: MSEVAVVALIVAKPGAEAELLEQLEGIVGPTRNEEGALQYDLHRDLQEPRRFIFIERWASEAALAAHARSAHIDAYKRAAADWIEHSEIRVASKIA; this comes from the coding sequence ATGTCCGAAGTCGCCGTGGTCGCGCTCATCGTCGCCAAGCCTGGCGCAGAAGCGGAACTGTTGGAACAACTCGAGGGGATTGTCGGGCCGACGCGCAACGAAGAGGGCGCGCTGCAATACGATCTGCATCGCGACTTACAGGAGCCGCGCCGTTTCATTTTCATCGAGCGGTGGGCCAGCGAAGCCGCGCTTGCCGCCCATGCGCGCTCCGCGCATATCGACGCGTACAAGCGCGCCGCAGCGGATTGGATCGAGCATTCGGAAATTCGCGTCGCGTCGAAGATCGCGTAG
- a CDS encoding phytanoyl-CoA dioxygenase family protein, giving the protein MFSTRPEYFYFGVWVALENANLQNGALQVYPGGHKFPELDRESIALKRFGSLDDIPPTSNDLWIDYQNEVERQCKEAGLTLQSLCVEAGDTVIWHPQLPHGGGPIADISKSRFSFVMHTTPVGVPVYHQDKFFNPRGEAAIDAPWRYEKVDGAYRVIHDEVNFAHKESFPVSAFQSAKEAKNATQRNGLFGSIKKLFS; this is encoded by the coding sequence GTGTTTTCCACGCGCCCTGAGTATTTCTACTTTGGGGTATGGGTTGCCCTCGAAAATGCCAATTTGCAAAACGGCGCACTTCAGGTTTACCCGGGAGGCCACAAATTTCCGGAACTGGACCGTGAAAGCATCGCGCTCAAGCGGTTTGGCTCGCTCGACGATATCCCACCCACGTCCAACGATCTTTGGATCGACTACCAGAACGAAGTCGAACGTCAATGCAAGGAAGCAGGACTGACATTGCAGTCCCTGTGCGTCGAGGCAGGCGACACGGTAATCTGGCACCCGCAACTGCCACACGGCGGTGGGCCGATCGCGGACATCTCGAAAAGCCGTTTCAGTTTCGTGATGCACACCACGCCAGTCGGCGTTCCGGTATATCACCAGGACAAATTCTTCAACCCTCGCGGTGAAGCAGCGATCGACGCACCGTGGCGGTACGAAAAAGTTGACGGTGCATATCGCGTAATCCATGACGAAGTCAACTTTGCGCACAAGGAATCGTTCCCGGTCAGTGCATTTCAAAGCGCAAAAGAGGCGAAAAACGCGACGCAGCGTAATGGCTTGTTTGGATCGATCAAGAAGCTGTTTTCTTGA
- the bamC gene encoding outer membrane protein assembly factor BamC, giving the protein MTDLRLTKRFAALLATGAFVAGCSSPSPTKIDYKSDSKSKGVSLAVPPNMLDETPDQRSLPPQGGATSLSSLQQVQQAAPPTDAVAPAVPGMRIQRDGTESWLVIDDKAPAQIWPQVRRFWQEQGFLLVVEQRDKGVMETDWNETHPQINDGLIRGVISKAMGNSYVTAERNKYRTRLDTAPNGGTYVFISQKGMREALTGANNDSSKWEPKPNDPGLETEYLKRLMAVIAQNDARVKAGGVPIVDDAAPSRAKASSSKSKEAAAAIAAKNVASASTSSTPSEAAVPDVPPEVTLAEPYDRSWLHVGLALDRANFTVDDRDRTKGLYYVRYVDPKDLSVEEQGFWSQLFHGKKEKKAKQYVVNVKAVTEGETRIAVVDDKGNVDASAPARQIMSLLVNQLR; this is encoded by the coding sequence ATGACTGATCTTCGTCTTACCAAGCGGTTCGCAGCACTGCTTGCAACCGGCGCGTTCGTGGCCGGCTGCAGTTCGCCGTCGCCTACGAAAATCGACTACAAGAGCGATTCGAAATCGAAGGGGGTGTCGCTCGCGGTGCCGCCCAACATGCTCGACGAGACGCCGGATCAACGTTCGCTGCCGCCGCAGGGCGGTGCGACGTCGCTTTCCAGCCTGCAGCAGGTGCAGCAGGCCGCGCCGCCCACCGATGCGGTCGCGCCCGCCGTGCCGGGCATGCGCATCCAGCGCGACGGCACCGAGAGCTGGCTCGTGATCGACGACAAGGCGCCCGCGCAAATCTGGCCCCAGGTGCGCCGCTTCTGGCAGGAGCAGGGCTTCCTGCTCGTCGTCGAGCAGCGTGACAAGGGCGTGATGGAAACCGACTGGAACGAAACCCATCCGCAGATCAACGATGGCCTGATTCGCGGGGTGATCTCGAAGGCGATGGGCAACTCGTACGTGACGGCGGAGCGCAACAAGTACCGCACGCGCCTCGACACCGCGCCGAATGGCGGCACGTACGTGTTCATCAGTCAGAAGGGGATGCGCGAGGCGCTGACGGGCGCGAACAACGATTCGAGCAAGTGGGAGCCGAAGCCGAACGATCCCGGTCTCGAAACCGAATACCTGAAGCGCCTGATGGCCGTGATCGCACAGAACGACGCGCGCGTGAAGGCGGGCGGCGTGCCGATCGTCGACGATGCGGCGCCGTCGCGCGCGAAGGCGTCGAGCAGCAAGAGCAAGGAGGCGGCCGCGGCGATCGCTGCGAAGAACGTCGCGAGCGCGTCGACGTCGAGCACTCCGAGCGAAGCGGCCGTGCCGGACGTGCCGCCTGAAGTGACGCTTGCCGAGCCGTACGATCGTTCGTGGCTGCATGTCGGCCTGGCGCTCGATCGCGCGAACTTCACGGTCGACGATCGCGATCGCACGAAGGGGCTGTACTACGTCCGCTACGTCGATCCGAAGGACCTGAGCGTCGAGGAGCAGGGCTTCTGGAGCCAGCTTTTCCACGGCAAGAAGGAAAAGAAGGCGAAGCAATACGTCGTCAACGTGAAGGCGGTGACGGAAGGTGAGACGCGCATCGCGGTCGTCGACGACAAGGGCAACGTCGATGCGTCGGCGCCCGCGCGGCAGATCATGTCGCTTCTCGTCAATCAGTTGCGCTGA
- a CDS encoding LysR family transcriptional regulator — protein MNITLRQLRVFIEVARLKSFSRAGDEIGLTQSAVSRSVRELEGEIGLKLIDRTTRDVQLTDVGANLIASVSRLLGDLDDTLREIREIGEQRRGRVIVAASPTIACRLMPRIVAACERRFPFVTLGLRDDVQSDVLRKVKSGEVDFGVVIGPLATNDLISEPLMTDSFCLVARADHPLAARDRVPWTALAGERLVLLDYASGSRPLIDAALAAHRVAASVVQELGHSATVFGLIEAGVGVSVLPWLSLPLPAGSSLVARPLTPRAERTVELVRRRDRSLSPAADAVWGLVKEMPARVEDLG, from the coding sequence ATGAATATCACGCTCAGGCAGTTGCGCGTGTTCATCGAGGTCGCGCGGCTCAAGAGCTTCAGCCGGGCGGGCGACGAGATCGGTCTCACGCAGTCGGCCGTGAGCCGCTCGGTGCGCGAGCTGGAAGGCGAGATCGGACTCAAGCTGATCGACCGAACCACGCGCGACGTGCAACTGACCGACGTCGGCGCCAATCTGATCGCGAGCGTGTCGCGTCTGCTCGGCGACCTCGACGATACGCTGCGCGAGATCCGCGAGATCGGCGAGCAGCGTCGCGGGCGCGTGATCGTCGCGGCAAGCCCGACGATAGCGTGCCGGCTGATGCCGCGCATCGTCGCCGCGTGCGAGCGACGCTTTCCGTTCGTCACGCTCGGTCTGCGCGACGACGTGCAGAGCGACGTGCTGCGCAAGGTGAAATCGGGCGAGGTCGATTTCGGCGTCGTGATCGGGCCGCTCGCGACGAACGATTTGATCAGCGAGCCGTTGATGACCGATTCGTTTTGCCTCGTCGCGCGCGCCGATCATCCGCTCGCCGCGCGCGATCGCGTGCCGTGGACGGCGCTCGCGGGCGAGCGGCTCGTATTGCTCGACTACGCATCGGGCAGCCGGCCGCTGATCGACGCGGCGCTCGCGGCGCATCGGGTTGCGGCGAGCGTCGTGCAGGAGCTCGGCCATTCGGCGACGGTGTTCGGCCTCATCGAGGCGGGCGTCGGCGTGAGCGTGCTGCCGTGGCTGTCGCTGCCGCTGCCGGCCGGCTCGTCGCTCGTCGCGCGGCCGCTGACGCCTCGCGCCGAGCGCACCGTCGAGCTCGTTCGGCGGCGCGACCGCTCGCTGTCGCCGGCGGCGGACGCGGTCTGGGGGCTCGTGAAGGAAATGCCGGCGCGTGTCGAGGATCTGGGCTGA
- a CDS encoding integration host factor subunit alpha, protein MNDMNSSEFEALLTAQRSAMSRDVPASSPAGDTPTLTKAELAELLFDSVGLNKREAKDMVEAFFEVIRDALENGESVKLSGFGNFQLRDKPQRPGRNPKTGEAIPIAARRVVTFHASQKLKALVENGAEQDLVR, encoded by the coding sequence ATGAACGACATGAACTCGAGTGAATTTGAAGCCCTTCTGACGGCGCAGCGCAGCGCCATGTCCCGCGACGTTCCGGCGTCGTCGCCCGCCGGCGATACGCCGACGCTCACGAAGGCCGAATTGGCCGAACTGCTGTTCGACAGTGTCGGCCTCAACAAGCGCGAGGCGAAGGACATGGTCGAGGCGTTTTTCGAGGTGATCCGGGACGCGCTCGAAAATGGCGAGAGCGTGAAGCTCTCGGGCTTCGGCAATTTCCAGCTACGCGACAAGCCGCAGCGGCCGGGGCGCAATCCGAAGACGGGCGAGGCGATTCCGATCGCCGCGCGCCGTGTCGTGACGTTCCATGCGAGCCAGAAGCTGAAGGCGCTCGTCGAAAACGGCGCCGAGCAGGATCTCGTGCGTTAA
- a CDS encoding class I SAM-dependent methyltransferase, protein MDMLERKEYRSWKEKSSRIQYLTKCLDHYYSTPLNSTISPYETMADQWYMDVGCSAADVIIQSLHNSWTGRIERVLDIPCGHGRVLRHLVNLFPDAEIYASDIDRSGVDFCRDTLGAIGIYSNEDMTAVDFDTTFDLIWVGSLFTHTSRTVTRKWLEHLAKFLTENGIIVATVHGRWCETVAKKSPYINVESWKKILREYQETGYGYHDYNPSENHDYISGSYGVSLTTASEILKDIESVKGIRIFSYRERGWADHQDVLVVGRPAYDHSW, encoded by the coding sequence ATGGACATGCTGGAGCGCAAAGAATATCGTTCCTGGAAAGAAAAAAGTAGTCGCATACAATATCTAACGAAGTGTCTGGATCATTATTATTCGACCCCACTCAATTCCACAATTTCTCCATACGAGACGATGGCCGATCAGTGGTATATGGACGTCGGATGTAGCGCAGCGGACGTCATCATTCAATCGCTACACAATAGCTGGACCGGCAGAATCGAACGCGTGCTCGATATTCCTTGCGGGCACGGTCGAGTGCTTCGTCATCTAGTCAACCTCTTCCCCGATGCCGAAATTTACGCATCCGACATAGACAGATCCGGCGTGGATTTTTGCCGAGATACACTCGGAGCAATTGGCATATATTCAAATGAAGATATGACAGCCGTAGATTTCGACACAACGTTCGATCTGATATGGGTTGGCTCACTTTTCACTCACACATCGCGCACAGTAACGAGAAAGTGGCTGGAACATCTCGCAAAATTCTTGACAGAAAACGGGATCATCGTCGCAACGGTACATGGCAGATGGTGCGAAACAGTTGCCAAGAAATCCCCCTACATCAATGTAGAATCCTGGAAAAAAATCCTTCGTGAATATCAGGAAACTGGGTACGGTTATCATGATTACAATCCATCCGAGAATCATGACTATATATCCGGAAGCTATGGCGTGTCGTTAACAACCGCATCCGAGATATTAAAAGACATTGAGTCAGTCAAAGGAATTCGCATTTTCTCTTACCGTGAAAGAGGTTGGGCGGATCATCAAGACGTATTGGTCGTCGGCAGGCCGGCATACGATCACTCATGGTAA